AGCGCTTCGCCAGCGGCCCGGCCAGGATCACCTCGCTGCGGGCCCAGTCGTCGCTGGCCGGTTCCGCGCAGAAGGCGAGCCGGTCGGCTTCCCAGTCTTCTTCGGGCTGCGTTGTGGCGTCAGTCACCGCGGCCGCCTCCTTCGATGCCATGCCAGTTGGCCGGCATCGCCAGACTCTACCGGCCAGCGAGGTCAAGGCTCGTGGTCCGGACATGTCGGTGGCCAGGACCGAGGTCCTGGCCACCGACATGTCCGCGGATCAGTCCTTCGTGCCCTTCACGGCGTCCTTGATCTTGTCACCCGCCTGCTTGAGGGCGCCCTTGGCCTGCTCGGCCTTCCCCTCGCCCTGCCACTGCTCGTTGCCGGTGGCGTTGCCGACCGCTTCCTTGGCCTTGCCCTTCATTTCCTCAGCCTTGTGCGCCGGGGTGTCGTTCATCTCGTCGCCCTCTCTCTTCTC
This sequence is a window from Amycolatopsis benzoatilytica AK 16/65. Protein-coding genes within it:
- a CDS encoding CsbD family protein, with protein sequence MNDTPAHKAEEMKGKAKEAVGNATGNEQWQGEGKAEQAKGALKQAGDKIKDAVKGTKD